In a genomic window of [Empedobacter] haloabium:
- a CDS encoding LysR family transcriptional regulator produces MLDALSLDQLRTFIAAAEEGSFSAAGRRLRRAQSVVSHTLANLELQVGFSLFERTGRYPVLTEQGRALLDEARATVGSMDAFKARARTLAEGLEPELAVAVDVMFPIATLTAAVQAFQREFPSTPLRLYVEALGAVVQPLLAGQCRIAIIGSLPDVPAGCVSQYLLDVGAVTVVAPGHPLAQVQGVVLRKVAEQHVQLVLTDRSSLTQGRNFGVVSDKTWRLADLGAKHSFLRAGLGWGHMPLHMVEGDLRDGALVRIELETSPTRGPGFSMHAIHRKDQPPGPAGRWFVARLQPSRLQESQARGGPGGSV; encoded by the coding sequence ATGCTGGACGCGCTGTCGTTGGACCAGTTACGCACCTTTATCGCCGCCGCGGAGGAGGGCAGCTTCTCGGCCGCCGGGCGGCGCCTGCGCCGCGCGCAATCGGTCGTCAGCCATACGCTGGCCAACCTCGAACTACAAGTGGGCTTTTCCCTGTTCGAGCGCACCGGCCGCTATCCCGTGCTGACGGAGCAGGGCCGGGCGCTGCTGGACGAAGCCCGCGCGACAGTGGGCAGCATGGACGCATTCAAGGCGCGTGCCCGCACCCTGGCCGAAGGGCTGGAGCCGGAACTGGCCGTGGCGGTGGACGTGATGTTCCCGATCGCCACGCTGACGGCGGCGGTGCAGGCGTTCCAGCGCGAGTTCCCGTCCACGCCATTGCGGCTGTACGTCGAAGCGCTGGGGGCCGTCGTGCAGCCGCTGCTGGCGGGCCAGTGCCGGATCGCGATCATCGGTTCGCTGCCGGACGTGCCGGCCGGTTGCGTGTCGCAATACCTGCTCGACGTCGGCGCCGTGACCGTGGTGGCGCCGGGCCACCCGCTGGCGCAGGTCCAGGGCGTGGTGCTGCGCAAGGTCGCCGAGCAGCATGTGCAGCTGGTGCTGACGGACCGCTCGTCGCTGACGCAGGGCCGCAACTTCGGGGTGGTATCGGACAAGACCTGGCGGCTGGCCGACCTGGGCGCCAAGCATTCGTTCCTGCGCGCGGGTCTCGGCTGGGGCCACATGCCGCTGCACATGGTCGAAGGCGACCTGCGTGACGGTGCGCTGGTACGCATCGAACTGGAGACCAGCCCCACGCGCGGACCGGGCTTCTCGATGCACGCGATCCACCGCAAGGACCAGCCGCCCGGACCGGCGGGCCGCTGGTTCGTCGCCCGGCTGCAGCCATCCCGGCTCCAGGAAAGTCAGGCGCGCGGCGGACCGGGCGGCAGCGTGTAG
- a CDS encoding pirin family protein: MNARPDSAATRPISYRTSGRTGGGVTRLVSPGDLGQHIKPFVFVDLFELASSRHKMGMHPHSGIATVTVILDGALEYRESTGSHGMLPAGGIEWMRAGGGVWHEGGPAAGGAVTGFQLWLALPPEDENGPAQSIYLAPEQVPSEGPARVVIGRHGTAASPIAPRAPINYLHVTLRDGEIWRYQPPAGHDVAWVAVGRGAVDTAGTTLEREVAVFEQGSGELVFTARGKTEFVLGSAPRHPHDLVTGYYSVHTSQAALERGEREIARIGARLRAGGLL; the protein is encoded by the coding sequence ATGAATGCTCGTCCCGATTCTGCCGCCACGCGTCCCATCAGCTACCGCACCAGCGGCCGGACTGGCGGCGGGGTCACCCGCCTCGTCAGCCCTGGCGACCTGGGCCAACACATCAAGCCGTTCGTCTTCGTCGACCTGTTCGAGCTGGCATCGAGCCGCCACAAGATGGGCATGCATCCGCACTCGGGCATCGCCACCGTGACCGTCATCCTCGACGGCGCGCTGGAGTACCGCGAAAGCACCGGGAGCCACGGCATGCTGCCGGCCGGCGGCATCGAGTGGATGCGCGCCGGCGGCGGTGTCTGGCACGAGGGTGGACCTGCCGCCGGCGGCGCCGTGACCGGCTTCCAGCTGTGGCTCGCGCTGCCGCCGGAAGACGAGAACGGCCCTGCGCAAAGCATCTACCTGGCGCCGGAACAGGTGCCGTCGGAAGGTCCGGCCCGGGTGGTGATCGGCCGGCACGGGACAGCCGCCAGCCCGATTGCCCCACGCGCTCCGATCAACTACCTGCACGTGACGCTGCGGGATGGCGAGATCTGGCGCTACCAGCCGCCGGCGGGCCACGACGTCGCCTGGGTGGCGGTGGGCCGCGGCGCCGTCGACACGGCCGGCACCACACTCGAACGGGAAGTGGCCGTGTTCGAGCAAGGCAGCGGAGAACTCGTCTTCACGGCGCGCGGCAAGACCGAGTTCGTGCTCGGCTCGGCGCCGCGCCATCCGCACGACCTGGTCACCGGATACTACTCGGTGCACACCAGCCAGGCCGCGCTGGAACGTGGCGAACGGGAAATCGCGCGTATCGGCGCGCGGTTGCGCGCCGGCGGCTTGCTGTAA
- a CDS encoding class 1 fructose-bisphosphatase — MKRISLTQHLVEEQRQHNTIPAELRLLIEVVARACKTISHSVGKGALGDVLGALESENVQGEVQKKLDVISNEILLEANEWGGHLAAMASEEMESIHPIPNRYPKGEYMLLFDPLDGSSNIDVNVSIGTIFSVLKAPEGMTTPTEQDFMQAGSKQVAAGYAVYGPQTMLVLTTGNGVNCFTLDREMGSWVLTQRNMQIPAKTKEFAINMSNQRHWHPPVQRYINELLAGSTGPRGTDFNMRWIASMVADVHRILNRGGIFMYPADIRDPSKPGKLRLMYEANPMAFIVEQAGGMATDGKHRILDIQPEKLHQRVPVFLGSRDEVAVVTGYHHA, encoded by the coding sequence ATGAAACGAATCAGTCTTACTCAACACCTCGTTGAGGAACAACGCCAGCACAACACGATCCCGGCCGAACTGCGCCTGCTGATCGAGGTGGTGGCCCGCGCGTGCAAGACGATCAGCCACTCCGTCGGCAAGGGCGCGCTGGGCGACGTGCTGGGCGCGCTGGAATCGGAAAACGTGCAGGGCGAAGTGCAGAAGAAGCTGGACGTGATCTCGAACGAGATCCTGCTGGAAGCGAACGAATGGGGCGGCCACCTCGCCGCGATGGCATCGGAAGAGATGGAGTCGATCCATCCGATCCCGAACCGCTATCCGAAGGGCGAATACATGCTGCTGTTCGATCCGCTGGACGGCTCGTCGAACATCGACGTCAACGTCTCGATCGGCACGATCTTCTCCGTGCTGAAGGCGCCGGAAGGCATGACGACGCCGACCGAGCAGGACTTCATGCAGGCCGGCAGCAAGCAGGTCGCCGCCGGCTATGCCGTGTACGGCCCGCAGACGATGCTGGTGCTCACCACCGGCAATGGCGTCAACTGCTTCACCCTGGACCGCGAAATGGGCTCGTGGGTGCTCACGCAGCGCAATATGCAGATCCCGGCGAAAACCAAGGAATTCGCCATCAACATGTCGAACCAGCGTCACTGGCACCCGCCGGTGCAGCGCTACATCAACGAACTGCTGGCCGGCAGCACGGGCCCGCGCGGCACCGACTTCAACATGCGCTGGATCGCCTCGATGGTGGCGGACGTGCACCGCATCCTGAACCGCGGCGGCATCTTCATGTATCCGGCCGACATCCGCGACCCGAGCAAGCCGGGCAAGCTGCGCCTGATGTACGAAGCGAATCCGATGGCGTTCATCGTCGAACAGGCCGGCGGCATGGCGACGGACGGCAAGCACCGCATCCTCGACATCCAGCCGGAGAAGCTGCACCAGCGCGTGCCGGTCTTCTTGGGCTCGCGTGACGAGGTGGCGGTAGTCACCGGCTACCACCACGCCTGA
- the pepN gene encoding aminopeptidase N, whose amino-acid sequence MRTDSPQTIYRKDYTPPSYLVETVELGFDLDPARTIVANRVTLRHNPDSNSRDLVLHGEDIELVALRLNGTELNPGQYILGANTLTIKAAPLNAVLEIETTCVPQDNTTLSGLYVSNGSFYTQCEAEGFRRITYFPDRPDVMAKYTVMLRADKEKYPVLLSNGNLIEEGDLPDGRHYAKWEDPFRKPSYLFALVAARLVCQEETYTLQSGREVLLQVWVEDGNLDKTDYAMQSLKNSIRWDEERWGLELDLDRFMIVAVGDFNMGAMENKGLNIFNTKFVLANPATATDVDYAGIEAVVGHEYFHNWTGNRVTCRDWFQLSLKEGLTVFRDQEFSADMIGTASGRAVTRIDQVRTLRQAQFPEDAGPMAHPVRPDSFVEINNFYTVTVYEKGAEVVRMYQTLLGRDAFRKGMDLYFARHDEQAVTCDDFRAAMASASGRNLDQFERWYSQAGTPVVTASTSYDAQSQVYELTLAQRCPPTPGQPSKLPFHIPVAVGLLGADGFDLALNENGDTTVVLELTQAQQTFRFEAIREAPTPSLLRDFSAPVILEYPYTDDELVHLFRHDSDPVNRWEAGQRLAMTRLLKLTAAVQQGAELELDYGFIAAQRALLLDDGLDAAFREQALILPSESVVADQMDVVDPRAIHTARQFMRKTIATVLRAELLNAYAANETPGPYSPDAVSAGKRGLKNLALAYLCAAPDAHVIDLARRQFENATNMTDRAAALVALIHSGADAEQALRSFYEQFEHEALVVDKWFAIQAHAPATDVARVRELMQHPAFTLKTPNRARSLLFSFCNGNPAQFHAPDGSGYEFWAEHVIKLNALNPQVAARFARTMDRWRRYDPALQAHMRTALEKVAGAQKLSNDVLEVVSKALSN is encoded by the coding sequence ATGAGAACCGACAGCCCGCAGACGATCTATCGTAAAGACTACACCCCGCCCAGCTACCTGGTGGAAACCGTGGAGTTGGGCTTCGATCTCGATCCCGCCCGCACCATCGTGGCCAACCGCGTCACCCTGCGCCACAATCCGGACAGCAACAGTCGCGACCTCGTCCTGCATGGAGAGGATATCGAACTGGTGGCGCTGCGCCTGAATGGCACCGAACTGAACCCGGGTCAATACATACTGGGGGCGAACACGCTGACCATCAAGGCCGCGCCGCTCAATGCCGTGCTGGAAATCGAGACGACGTGCGTGCCGCAGGACAACACGACCCTGTCCGGCCTGTATGTCTCGAACGGCAGCTTCTACACCCAGTGCGAGGCCGAAGGCTTCCGTCGCATCACCTACTTCCCGGACCGCCCCGACGTGATGGCGAAGTACACGGTGATGCTGCGTGCGGACAAGGAAAAATATCCCGTGCTGCTGTCGAACGGCAACCTGATCGAGGAGGGCGACCTGCCCGACGGGCGTCATTACGCCAAGTGGGAAGACCCGTTCAGGAAGCCCTCCTACCTGTTCGCGCTGGTCGCGGCGCGCCTGGTCTGCCAGGAAGAGACGTACACGCTGCAGTCCGGCCGGGAAGTGCTGCTGCAGGTGTGGGTCGAGGATGGCAACCTGGACAAGACCGACTATGCGATGCAGTCGCTGAAGAACTCGATCCGCTGGGACGAGGAGCGCTGGGGCCTGGAGCTGGACCTGGACCGCTTCATGATCGTCGCCGTGGGCGACTTCAACATGGGGGCGATGGAAAACAAGGGCCTGAACATCTTCAACACCAAGTTCGTGCTGGCCAATCCGGCCACGGCAACCGACGTCGACTATGCCGGCATCGAGGCCGTCGTCGGCCACGAGTACTTCCACAACTGGACCGGCAACCGCGTCACCTGCCGCGACTGGTTCCAGCTGTCGCTGAAGGAAGGCCTGACGGTATTCCGCGACCAGGAATTCTCGGCCGACATGATCGGCACCGCCAGCGGCCGCGCCGTGACCCGCATCGACCAGGTACGCACCCTGCGCCAGGCCCAGTTCCCCGAGGATGCCGGCCCGATGGCGCACCCGGTGCGGCCCGACTCGTTCGTCGAGATCAACAATTTCTACACGGTGACCGTGTACGAGAAGGGCGCCGAAGTGGTGCGCATGTACCAGACCCTGCTGGGCCGCGACGCCTTCCGCAAGGGCATGGACCTGTACTTCGCGCGGCACGACGAGCAGGCCGTCACGTGCGACGACTTCCGCGCCGCCATGGCGTCGGCCAGCGGCCGCAACCTGGACCAGTTCGAGCGCTGGTATAGCCAGGCCGGCACGCCGGTGGTCACGGCCAGCACCAGCTACGATGCGCAAAGCCAGGTGTACGAACTGACTCTGGCGCAGCGCTGCCCGCCCACGCCGGGCCAGCCGAGCAAGCTGCCGTTCCATATCCCCGTCGCCGTCGGCCTGCTGGGCGCGGACGGCTTCGACCTGGCGCTGAACGAGAACGGCGATACCACCGTCGTGCTGGAGCTGACGCAAGCGCAGCAGACCTTCCGCTTCGAGGCCATCCGGGAAGCGCCCACGCCGTCGCTGCTGCGCGACTTCTCGGCACCGGTGATCCTGGAATATCCGTACACGGACGACGAACTGGTGCACCTGTTCCGCCACGACAGCGACCCGGTTAACCGCTGGGAAGCAGGGCAGCGCCTGGCGATGACGCGCCTGTTGAAGCTGACCGCGGCCGTCCAGCAGGGCGCCGAGCTGGAGCTGGACTACGGCTTCATCGCGGCGCAGCGCGCGCTGCTGCTGGACGACGGCCTGGACGCCGCCTTCCGCGAGCAGGCGCTGATCCTGCCGTCCGAATCGGTGGTGGCCGACCAGATGGACGTGGTCGATCCGCGCGCCATCCACACGGCACGCCAGTTCATGCGCAAGACCATCGCCACCGTGCTGCGCGCCGAGCTGCTGAACGCCTACGCGGCCAACGAGACGCCGGGGCCATACAGTCCGGATGCCGTCTCGGCCGGCAAGCGCGGCCTGAAGAACCTGGCGCTGGCCTACCTGTGCGCCGCGCCCGACGCGCACGTCATCGACCTGGCCCGCCGCCAGTTCGAGAATGCGACCAACATGACCGACCGCGCGGCGGCGCTGGTCGCGCTGATCCACAGCGGCGCGGACGCCGAACAGGCGCTGCGCAGCTTCTACGAGCAGTTCGAGCACGAGGCGCTGGTGGTGGACAAATGGTTCGCCATCCAGGCCCACGCGCCGGCTACCGACGTGGCGCGCGTGCGCGAACTGATGCAGCATCCCGCCTTCACGCTGAAGACGCCGAACCGGGCCCGCAGCCTGCTGTTCAGCTTCTGCAACGGCAACCCTGCGCAGTTCCATGCGCCGGACGGCAGCGGCTACGAGTTCTGGGCCGAGCACGTCATCAAGCTCAATGCCCTGAATCCGCAGGTGGCGGCGCGCTTCGCCCGCACGATGGACCGCTGGCGCCGGTACGACCCGGCGCTGCAGGCGCACATGCGCACGGCGCTGGAGAAGGTGGCGGGCGCGCAGAAGCTGTCCAACGACGTGCTGGAAGTGGTCAGCAAGGCGCTCTCCAACTGA
- a CDS encoding NADPH-dependent F420 reductase: MPSAQETRSNVNQENIMTTTTATTSTTATIKTVGIIGAGAIGQAFARQLVNAGIDVILSNSRGPDSLAAVVDGLGPHASAGTPRQAAEADLVFVSVNWSRLEEALAGIDWNGRIVIDANNPVLLPGYRLAELGGRNSSQVFAGLVPGARVVKAFNTLLASVLASDPRQGGGRRVVFQSGDDGAAKAVVAGLIERLGFAGIDLGSLAVGGALQQFPGGVLPAVNLVRLG, translated from the coding sequence ATCCCATCAGCGCAGGAAACGCGCTCCAACGTCAACCAGGAGAACATCATGACCACCACAACAGCCACCACCAGCACCACCGCCACCATCAAGACCGTCGGCATCATCGGCGCGGGCGCCATCGGCCAGGCTTTCGCCAGGCAGCTGGTCAACGCCGGCATCGACGTCATCCTCAGCAACAGCCGCGGCCCGGACTCGCTGGCCGCCGTGGTCGACGGCCTCGGCCCGCATGCCAGCGCCGGCACGCCGCGCCAGGCCGCCGAAGCCGATCTGGTATTCGTCAGCGTCAACTGGTCGCGGCTGGAGGAAGCGCTGGCCGGCATCGACTGGAATGGCCGCATCGTCATCGACGCCAATAACCCGGTACTGCTGCCGGGCTACCGGCTGGCCGAACTGGGTGGCCGCAATTCCAGCCAGGTCTTCGCCGGCCTGGTGCCCGGCGCGCGCGTGGTGAAAGCGTTCAACACGCTGCTGGCGAGCGTGCTGGCGAGCGATCCGCGGCAGGGCGGCGGGCGCCGTGTGGTGTTCCAGTCCGGCGACGACGGCGCAGCGAAAGCCGTCGTGGCGGGCCTGATCGAGCGCCTCGGCTTTGCCGGCATCGACCTGGGCAGCCTGGCAGTGGGCGGCGCCCTGCAGCAGTTCCCCGGCGGCGTGCTGCCGGCCGTGAACCTCGTCAGACTGGGCTAA
- a CDS encoding LysR family transcriptional regulator, with protein MDNLTAVRTFLRVVETGSFARAADTLQLPRNTVTKLVQQLEAHLRIKLLNRTTRRVSPTSDGTAYYERMARLVEEWDEVEDELARARSHPRGRLRVDMGTTVASLLLMPSLAAFHARYPDVQIDIGASDRPVDLVGERVDCVIRAGTVTDPSLIARPLGRLPQAVCASPAYLAAHGVPAHPSELEDGHTLIRYVFAGSNRFQPLALARGDETVQVKGRHFVSVNESGALLSAALAGLGIMHAPAFISGRHIDSGALVPLLAGWRGPDVPLHIIYPANRHLSARVRVFVDWMIELFRASPYTLPPGPPRA; from the coding sequence ATGGATAACCTCACCGCTGTCCGCACCTTCCTGCGCGTGGTGGAAACGGGCAGTTTCGCCCGCGCCGCCGATACGCTGCAACTGCCGCGCAATACCGTCACCAAGCTGGTGCAGCAACTCGAGGCGCACCTGCGCATCAAGCTGTTGAACCGCACCACGCGACGCGTATCGCCCACCAGCGACGGCACCGCCTATTACGAGCGGATGGCGCGGCTGGTGGAGGAATGGGACGAGGTGGAAGACGAGCTGGCGCGCGCCCGCAGCCATCCGCGCGGCCGCCTGCGGGTGGACATGGGCACCACCGTCGCCTCGCTGCTGCTGATGCCGTCGCTGGCGGCGTTCCACGCGCGCTATCCGGACGTGCAGATCGATATCGGTGCCAGCGACCGCCCGGTGGACCTGGTGGGCGAGCGGGTCGATTGCGTGATCCGTGCCGGCACGGTGACAGACCCTTCGCTGATCGCGCGCCCGCTGGGCAGACTGCCGCAGGCCGTCTGCGCCAGCCCGGCCTACCTGGCGGCGCATGGGGTGCCCGCTCACCCGTCCGAGCTCGAGGATGGCCACACGCTGATCCGCTATGTCTTCGCCGGATCGAACCGCTTCCAGCCGCTCGCGCTGGCGCGCGGCGACGAAACCGTGCAGGTGAAAGGCCGGCACTTCGTCTCCGTCAACGAGAGCGGGGCGCTGTTGTCGGCCGCGCTGGCCGGGTTGGGCATCATGCACGCGCCGGCGTTCATTTCGGGACGCCACATCGACAGCGGCGCGCTGGTACCGCTGCTGGCCGGCTGGCGCGGTCCGGATGTACCGCTGCACATCATCTACCCGGCCAACCGGCACTTGAGCGCGCGGGTACGCGTCTTCGTCGACTGGATGATCGAGTTGTTCCGCGCCAGCCCCTACACGCTGCCGCCCGGTCCGCCGCGCGCCTGA
- a CDS encoding DoxX family protein: MTTFFSNNAGTNSFVPAIGRALLATIFVISAIGKIAAPEATIGYIQSVGLPFATLGLAIAIAVELGGGLLLVLGVKARAVAAVLAAFSIVTGLAFHHAIGDQNQLIHLLKNFAMAGGLLQVVAFGAGAFSVDQLLARPAARQLA; the protein is encoded by the coding sequence ATGACTACCTTCTTCTCCAACAACGCCGGCACCAACTCCTTCGTTCCCGCCATCGGCCGCGCGCTGCTCGCGACCATCTTCGTCATCAGCGCGATCGGCAAGATCGCCGCGCCAGAAGCGACGATCGGCTACATCCAGTCGGTGGGCTTGCCGTTCGCCACGCTGGGTCTTGCGATCGCCATCGCGGTCGAACTGGGCGGCGGCCTGCTGCTCGTCCTGGGCGTCAAGGCGCGCGCCGTCGCCGCCGTGCTGGCAGCGTTCTCGATCGTGACGGGCCTGGCGTTCCACCACGCCATCGGCGACCAGAACCAGCTGATCCATCTGCTGAAGAACTTTGCGATGGCCGGCGGCCTGCTGCAAGTCGTGGCCTTCGGCGCCGGCGCCTTCAGCGTCGATCAGCTGCTGGCCCGTCCGGCCGCCCGCCAGCTTGCTTGA